A genomic region of Pseudomonas sp. RSB 5.4 contains the following coding sequences:
- the rpsM gene encoding 30S ribosomal protein S13, protein MARIAGVNIPDNKHTVISLTYIYGVGRTTAQKICADTGVNPAAKIKDLSDEQIEQLRGEVAKFTTEGDLRREINMKIKRLMDLGCYRGLRHRRGLPVRGQRTKTNARTRKGPRKPIRK, encoded by the coding sequence ATGGCCCGTATTGCAGGCGTTAACATTCCAGATAACAAGCATACTGTTATCTCGCTGACCTACATCTATGGTGTTGGTCGCACTACTGCGCAGAAAATCTGTGCAGACACTGGGGTAAACCCAGCAGCAAAGATCAAAGATCTGAGCGACGAGCAAATTGAACAGCTGCGTGGCGAAGTGGCGAAGTTCACCACTGAAGGTGACCTGCGTCGCGAAATCAACATGAAAATCAAGCGCTTGATGGACCTCGGTTGCTATCGCGGTCTGCGTCATCGTCGCGGTCTTCCAGTACGCGGTCAGCGTACCAAGACCAACGCGCGTACCCGTAAAGGTCCGCGTAAGCCGATCCGCAAGTAA
- the rpmJ gene encoding 50S ribosomal protein L36, which produces MKVRASVKKLCRNCKIIRREGVVRVICSAEPRHKQRQG; this is translated from the coding sequence ATGAAAGTTCGTGCATCGGTGAAAAAGCTGTGCCGTAACTGCAAGATTATTCGCCGCGAAGGTGTTGTTCGAGTAATTTGCAGCGCGGAACCGCGTCACAAACAGCGCCAAGGCTGA
- the rpsK gene encoding 30S ribosomal protein S11: MAKPAARPRKKVKKTVVDGIAHIHASFNNTIVTITDRQGNALSWATSGGSGFRGSRKSTPFAAQVAAERAGQAALEYGLKNLDVNVKGPGPGRESAVRALNGCGYKIASITDVTPIPHNGCRPPKKRRV, translated from the coding sequence ATGGCAAAACCTGCTGCTCGTCCTCGTAAAAAAGTTAAAAAGACAGTGGTTGATGGCATCGCCCACATCCATGCTTCTTTTAACAACACCATCGTGACCATTACCGACCGTCAAGGTAACGCTCTTTCCTGGGCTACCTCCGGTGGTTCGGGTTTCCGCGGTTCCCGCAAGTCCACCCCGTTCGCTGCTCAAGTAGCTGCTGAGCGTGCTGGTCAAGCTGCGCTGGAATACGGCCTGAAAAACCTCGACGTTAACGTCAAGGGTCCAGGTCCAGGTCGTGAATCCGCAGTCCGCGCTTTGAACGGCTGTGGCTACAAGATCGCCAGCATCACCGACGTGACGCCAATCCCGCACAACGGGTGCCGTCCGCCGAAGAAGCGCCGCGTGTAA
- the rplO gene encoding 50S ribosomal protein L15, with the protein MKLNDLSPAPGSRREKHRPGRGIGSGLGKTGGRGHKGQTSRSGGTIAPGFEGGQQPLHRRLPKFGFVSLKAMDRAEVRLSELAKVEGDIVTVQSLKDANVINVNVQRVKIMLSGEVTRAVTIGKGIGATKGARAAIEAAGGKFEE; encoded by the coding sequence ATGAAACTCAATGATCTGAGTCCAGCGCCGGGTTCCCGTCGCGAAAAGCATCGTCCGGGCCGTGGTATCGGTAGCGGTTTGGGTAAGACTGGTGGCCGCGGCCACAAAGGTCAGACCTCCCGCTCCGGTGGCACCATTGCTCCAGGCTTTGAAGGCGGTCAACAGCCGCTGCATCGTCGCCTGCCGAAGTTCGGTTTCGTTTCCCTGAAAGCCATGGACCGCGCAGAAGTGCGTCTGTCCGAGCTGGCTAAAGTGGAAGGCGACATCGTCACCGTGCAGTCCCTGAAAGATGCCAACGTGATCAACGTCAACGTACAGCGTGTGAAAATCATGCTGTCCGGTGAAGTGACTCGCGCTGTCACTATCGGCAAGGGAATCGGCGCCACCAAAGGTGCGCGTGCGGCTATCGAAGCAGCTGGCGGCAAGTTCGAGGAATAA
- the rpmD gene encoding 50S ribosomal protein L30, producing MATVKVTLIKSMTGRIPNHKLCVKGLGLRRIGHTVEVQDTPENRGMINKAYYMLRVEG from the coding sequence ATGGCTACCGTTAAAGTAACGCTGATCAAAAGCATGACCGGCCGCATCCCTAACCACAAACTGTGCGTTAAGGGTCTGGGTCTGCGTCGCATCGGTCACACTGTAGAAGTCCAGGATACTCCCGAGAATCGCGGGATGATCAACAAGGCCTACTACATGCTGCGTGTCGAGGGTTAA
- the secY gene encoding preprotein translocase subunit SecY has product MAKQGALSALGKGGMSELWARLRFLFLAIIVYRIGAHIPVPGINPDRLADLFRQNEGTILSLFNMFSGGALERMSIFALGIMPYISASIIMQLMTAVSPQLEQLKKEGEAGRRKISQYTRYGTVVLALVQAIGMSIGLAGQGVAFTGDFGFHFVAVSTFVAGAMFMMWLGEQITERGVGNGISMLIFSGIVAGLPRAIGQSFESARQGDINIFALVVIGLLAVAIIGFVVFIERGQRRIAVHYAKRQQGRKVFAAQTSHLPLKVNMAGVIPAIFASSILLFPASLGAWFGQSEGMGWLQDISQSIAPGQPLNILLFSAGIIFFCFFYTALMFNPKDVAENLKKSGAFIPGIRPGEQSARYIDGVLTRLTMFGALYMTAVCLLPQFLVVAANVPFYLGGTSLLIVVVVVMDFMSQVQSHLVSHQYESLMKKANLKGYGSGMLR; this is encoded by the coding sequence ATGGCTAAGCAAGGTGCTCTCTCTGCGCTCGGCAAAGGCGGTATGTCTGAACTCTGGGCTCGTCTGCGTTTTCTGTTCCTGGCGATTATCGTCTACCGAATAGGCGCACACATCCCGGTTCCAGGTATCAACCCTGACCGACTCGCAGACCTGTTTCGACAGAATGAGGGGACCATTCTTAGCTTGTTCAACATGTTCTCCGGCGGCGCGCTGGAACGGATGAGCATCTTTGCACTGGGGATCATGCCGTACATTTCGGCATCGATCATCATGCAACTGATGACAGCCGTCAGCCCGCAGCTGGAGCAGTTGAAGAAGGAAGGTGAAGCTGGCCGTCGCAAGATCAGCCAGTACACCCGCTACGGCACCGTCGTCCTAGCTCTCGTTCAGGCTATTGGCATGTCCATTGGTCTGGCGGGGCAGGGCGTTGCGTTCACTGGTGACTTTGGCTTCCATTTCGTCGCGGTATCCACTTTTGTGGCTGGTGCGATGTTCATGATGTGGCTGGGTGAGCAGATTACTGAGCGTGGTGTAGGCAACGGTATCTCGATGTTGATTTTTTCGGGTATCGTCGCCGGTCTTCCGAGAGCAATCGGGCAGTCTTTCGAGTCTGCGCGTCAGGGTGATATCAATATCTTCGCCTTGGTTGTCATCGGTTTGCTGGCAGTAGCGATTATCGGTTTCGTGGTGTTCATTGAGCGTGGTCAGCGTCGTATCGCTGTTCACTACGCCAAGCGTCAGCAGGGCCGCAAGGTTTTTGCTGCGCAGACAAGCCACTTGCCGCTGAAGGTGAACATGGCCGGCGTTATTCCGGCTATTTTCGCGAGCAGCATTTTGCTGTTCCCGGCTTCGTTGGGTGCCTGGTTTGGTCAGTCTGAAGGTATGGGCTGGTTGCAGGACATCTCGCAGTCGATCGCTCCTGGTCAGCCGTTGAATATTCTGCTGTTTAGTGCAGGGATTATTTTCTTCTGCTTCTTCTATACGGCGTTGATGTTCAATCCGAAAGACGTAGCGGAAAACCTGAAGAAGTCCGGTGCCTTTATTCCGGGCATCCGTCCAGGTGAGCAGTCTGCGCGCTACATTGATGGCGTACTGACTCGCTTGACCATGTTCGGTGCTCTTTACATGACGGCCGTGTGTCTGTTGCCCCAGTTCCTGGTGGTTGCAGCAAACGTTCCGTTCTACCTTGGCGGGACCTCGTTGCTGATCGTGGTCGTGGTTGTGATGGACTTCATGTCCCAAGTACAATCGCACCTCGTTTCGCACCAGTACGAATCCCTGATGAAGAAAGCCAACCTGAAGGGTTACGGCAGCGGCATGTTGCGCTGA